One genomic segment of Danio rerio strain Tuebingen ecotype United States chromosome 11, GRCz12tu, whole genome shotgun sequence includes these proteins:
- the LOC141376552 gene encoding E3 ubiquitin-protein ligase RBBP6-like isoform X1, which produces MSCVHYRFQSRLTYDSLQFEGLNITVGELKRQIMRRERLKFCQLKISKAQTDEEYTDDDALIPKNTSVIIRRVPAAGLKSSNRRFVGHQAGPSAKSSQTGDSSLLSLEQLLKTENLAEAKASEEDKLKAVMYQSSLCYYSSSEAMTLLGLLPPNYVCFHCGIPGHHIRHCPSKGGSSSAPLKRIRRSTGIPRSFLLEVDDPNRKGVMMDGSRKYVIPIIDAEAYAAEKKKRPSFSCQTKPLSSSSSAGAASSVQDARGKRSRSPSPPETHGDQKRPRH; this is translated from the exons atgtcttgtgttcattaCAGGtttcagagtcgactcacctacgactcgctccagtttgagggCCTCAACATCACTGTGggagagctgaagcggcagatcatgaggcgcgagaggctgaagttctgccagctgaagatcagcaaagcCCAAACTGATGAAG aatacacagatgatgatgctctcatccctaaaaacacatcggtcatcatcagacgggtcCCTGCGGCTGGACTGAAGTCCtccaacagaagatttgttgg acatcaagctggaccatCAGCTAAATCTTCTCAAACAGGTGattcttcactcctctcactggagcagctgttgaag actgagaatctggctgaggcaaaggcatcagaggaggacaagctaaaagcggtgatgtaccagtccagtctgtgctactactccagcag TGAGGCCATGACACTGCTTGGGCTTCTTCCACCCAACTATGTCTGCTTTCACTGTGGGATCccaggacaccacattaggcactgcccctctAAAGGG ggcagcagctctgctccGCTTAAGCGCATCCggaggagcacagggattccccgcagcttcctgttggaggtggacgacccaaaccgaaagggagtcatgatggaCGGCAGCCGcaaatacgtcattcccatcatagacgc tgaggcctatgctgctgagaagaaaaagaggccgtccttctcctgccagaccaagCCACtatcctcctcttcctcagctgGTGCAGCATCTTCAGTCCAGGACGCCAGAGGGAAACGTTCCCGCTCCCCATCTCCACCAGAGACGcacggcgaccagaagagaccacgtcactGA
- the LOC141376552 gene encoding E3 ubiquitin-protein ligase RBBP6-like isoform X2 — translation MSCVHYRFQSRLTYDSLQFEGLNITVGELKRQIMRRERLKFCQLKISKAQTDEEYTDDDALIPKNTSVIIRRVPAAGLKSSNRRFVGHQAGPSAKSSQTGDSSLLSLEQLLKTENLAEAKASEEDKLKAVMYQSSLCYYSSRAAALLRLSASGGAQGFPAASCWRWTTQTERES, via the exons atgtcttgtgttcattaCAGGtttcagagtcgactcacctacgactcgctccagtttgagggCCTCAACATCACTGTGggagagctgaagcggcagatcatgaggcgcgagaggctgaagttctgccagctgaagatcagcaaagcCCAAACTGATGAAG aatacacagatgatgatgctctcatccctaaaaacacatcggtcatcatcagacgggtcCCTGCGGCTGGACTGAAGTCCtccaacagaagatttgttgg acatcaagctggaccatCAGCTAAATCTTCTCAAACAGGTGattcttcactcctctcactggagcagctgttgaag actgagaatctggctgaggcaaaggcatcagaggaggacaagctaaaagcggtgatgtaccagtccagtctgtgctactactccagcag ggcagcagctctgctccGCTTAAGCGCATCCggaggagcacagggattccccgcagcttcctgttggaggtggacgacccaaaccgaaagggagtcatga